The Acidimicrobiales bacterium sequence CCTCCCGGGACAGGGTCTCCTCGTTGACCTCGATCCCCCGCACCGTGCGATTGACCGACCCGAGCATGTCGTTGTCGATCACGAGCGCCTCGTGGGAGCAGGCCAGCAGCGAGGCGAGCATGCCCGCGGACTCGTAGACCAGGTTCGCCCCGGCATGGCCAGCGAGCGTGATGTTGATGCCCTTCTCGTAGCCCGCCTGGTTGTCCGGGATCTTCGAGTCGGACATCCCGGCGGCCACGCCCGACGGCAGGCCCATCCAGTTCACCAGCTGGGCCGCCGCCGCGTTCAGCACACCCTCCTCCCCCGAGCCACCCGACATCGCGCCCGTGCGCAGATCGGAGACGAAGGGCCACAGCCCCATCACGCAGGGGTGGCCGGGCACCATGAGGTTCACCGCGGTGAGCGCCGACAGGCACTCCGCGAGCGCCTGGGCCAGCGACCCCGCGAGTGCCGCCGGCGACGTCGCGCCCGCCTGCCCGGCGGACAGCAGGTTGATCGGCATGCCCATCTCGACCTGCGCCACCATGCAGGCCGTCGATTCCTCGGCGTAGCGCAGGGGCGGCACCACGAAGGTGTTGTTGGCCGCGACGAAGGGCCGCTTGCGGAACTCCCCGGCGCCGCCGGCGAGCATGTCGTACATCGCCACGGTCTCGTAGACGTGCTCGCGCTCGAACCACGACGTCCCGACCGGCTTACCGGTGCCGATCGTCGCGCCGTACGCCGTGTTGAGATCGAGGAGGCGGGCGTCCTCCTGGTCGCGAGCGACCACCGTGCGCACCAGGAAGTGGATGTTGTCGAGCGTGTCGACGAGCCGGGCGGTGTCGTAGACGTCCTGCGCGGTGCTGTGACGGAACGTGTTGGTCGCGTAGTCGTGCATCAGCACGGCGGCCCCGGCGGTGCCGAAGTGGACCCGGTCGCCACCGACCTCGATGGAGCGGTCGTCGTCGAAGCCGTGCCAGACCCACTCCTTGCGAGCCGTGCGGATCGCGTTCTCCACGATCGCCCTCGGAAAGAAGAGCCGGTCGCCGTCGACGCGCCCGCCGGCCCCGGTGACGACCTGGACGAACTCGGGAACCGGCGAACCCATGCCGACGTTCTCCAACAGCCACAGCGCCGTGTCGTAGACCTGCTGGAGATCGGACTCCGACAGGGGCGCGTACCTCCCGCCGGGGAGCCCGGGCCGCACCGCCCGCTCGTCGACCGCGATCGGGGCGGCCCGCTCCGCGAGGCGCCCGGCCCGGCCGCCGGAGCGACGACGACGGGGCTCCTCGGTCATGGCCGTCTAGCTCCGCAGCGCCACGTTGGCGGGGTCGTAGGCCGGCTCGGCCAGGACGGTGGCCGTTCGCCGGTTGCCCAGCATGTCCAGCTCGAAGGTCGACCCCGGCGCCTCGTAGTCCGGGTGCACGTAGACGAAC is a genomic window containing:
- a CDS encoding trimethylamine methyltransferase family protein, whose translation is MTEEPRRRRSGGRAGRLAERAAPIAVDERAVRPGLPGGRYAPLSESDLQQVYDTALWLLENVGMGSPVPEFVQVVTGAGGRVDGDRLFFPRAIVENAIRTARKEWVWHGFDDDRSIEVGGDRVHFGTAGAAVLMHDYATNTFRHSTAQDVYDTARLVDTLDNIHFLVRTVVARDQEDARLLDLNTAYGATIGTGKPVGTSWFEREHVYETVAMYDMLAGGAGEFRKRPFVAANNTFVVPPLRYAEESTACMVAQVEMGMPINLLSAGQAGATSPAALAGSLAQALAECLSALTAVNLMVPGHPCVMGLWPFVSDLRTGAMSGGSGEEGVLNAAAAQLVNWMGLPSGVAAGMSDSKIPDNQAGYEKGINITLAGHAGANLVYESAGMLASLLACSHEALVIDNDMLGSVNRTVRGIEVNEETLSREVIAEVIAGPGHFLGSAQTLELMQKEYVYPEIGDRDTPDNWLEAGGKSAMDVAHERACEILRTHHPAHIPADREAAVRDRWGIAVDRG